The following are encoded together in the Streptomyces sp. NBC_00358 genome:
- a CDS encoding glycine--tRNA ligase: MAADKIDTIVSLSKRRGFVFPSSEIYGGQRAAWDYGPLGVELKENIKRQWWRYMVTSREDVVGIDSSVILATETWVASGHVATFSDPLTECTSCHKRYRADHLEEAYEAKHHRLPENGLADINCPNCGNKGMFTEPKQFSGLLSTHLGPTQDTGSVAYLRPETAQGIFTNFAQVQTTSRRKPPFGIAQMGKSFRNEITPGNFIFRTREFEQMEMEFFVKPGEDEKWQEYWMEQRWNWYTGLGLRAENMRWFEHPQEKLSHYSKRTADIEYRFQFGGNEWGELEGVANRTDYDLGAHSKASGQDLSYFDQEAGERWTPYVIEPAAGVGRAMLAFLLDAYVEDEAPNAKGKMEKRTVLRLDPRLAPVKVAVLPLSRNPELSPKAKGLATALRQNWNIDFDDAGAIGRRYRRQDEIGTPFCVTVDFDTLDDNAVTVRERDSMKQERVSLDQIEGYLASRLVGC, translated from the coding sequence GTGGCCGCCGACAAGATCGACACCATCGTCAGCCTGAGCAAGCGCCGTGGCTTCGTTTTCCCCAGTAGTGAGATCTACGGTGGACAGCGTGCCGCCTGGGACTACGGCCCGCTCGGCGTCGAGCTCAAGGAGAACATCAAGCGCCAGTGGTGGCGTTACATGGTCACCTCCCGTGAGGACGTCGTCGGTATCGACTCGTCGGTGATCCTGGCCACCGAGACCTGGGTCGCCTCCGGCCACGTCGCCACCTTCTCCGACCCGCTCACCGAGTGCACCTCCTGTCACAAGCGCTACCGCGCCGACCACCTGGAGGAGGCCTACGAGGCGAAGCACCACCGCCTCCCCGAGAACGGCCTCGCGGACATCAACTGCCCCAACTGCGGCAACAAGGGCATGTTCACCGAGCCCAAGCAGTTCTCCGGCCTGCTCAGCACCCACCTCGGCCCCACCCAGGACACCGGCTCGGTCGCCTACCTGCGCCCCGAGACCGCCCAGGGCATCTTCACCAACTTCGCCCAGGTGCAGACCACCTCGCGCCGCAAGCCGCCGTTCGGCATCGCGCAGATGGGCAAGTCCTTCCGCAACGAGATCACGCCCGGCAACTTCATCTTCCGGACCCGCGAGTTCGAGCAGATGGAGATGGAGTTCTTCGTCAAGCCGGGCGAGGACGAGAAGTGGCAGGAGTACTGGATGGAGCAGCGCTGGAACTGGTACACCGGTCTCGGCCTGCGCGCGGAGAACATGCGGTGGTTCGAGCACCCGCAGGAGAAGCTCTCCCACTACTCCAAGCGCACCGCCGACATCGAGTACCGCTTCCAGTTCGGCGGCAACGAGTGGGGTGAGCTGGAGGGCGTCGCCAACCGCACCGACTACGACCTCGGCGCGCACTCCAAGGCCTCCGGCCAGGACCTCTCCTACTTCGACCAGGAAGCCGGAGAGCGCTGGACCCCGTACGTCATCGAGCCCGCCGCCGGTGTCGGCCGCGCCATGCTCGCCTTCCTGCTCGACGCGTACGTCGAGGACGAGGCCCCGAACGCCAAGGGCAAGATGGAGAAGCGCACCGTGCTGCGCCTCGACCCGCGCCTCGCGCCCGTCAAGGTCGCGGTGCTGCCCCTGTCGCGCAACCCGGAGCTCTCGCCCAAGGCGAAGGGCCTGGCCACCGCGCTGCGCCAGAACTGGAACATCGACTTCGACGACGCCGGCGCCATCGGCCGCCGCTACCGCCGTCAGGACGAGATCGGTACCCCGTTCTGCGTCACCGTCGACTTCGACACCCTCGACGACAACGCCGTCACCGTGCGCGAGCGCGACTCGATGAAGCAGGAGCGTGTCTCGCTCGACCAGATCGAGGGCTACCTGGCCTCCCGTCTCGTCGGCTGCTGA
- a CDS encoding metal ABC transporter ATP-binding protein, with translation MEDVVNESVVSLRGVRAELGSRPVLRGIDLTVRRGEVVALLGANGSGKSTAVRSVIGQVAVSAGEIEIFGVPRRRFRDWHRVGYVPQRTTAAGGVPATVTEIVASGRLSRARFGILRKADHAAVRRALELVGMADRAKDSVNALSGGQHQRVLIARALACEPELLIMDEPMAGVDLASQEVLAAALRDQVAQGTSVLLVLHELGPLEPLIDRAVVLRDGCVLHDGPPPRAVGQHALPGHDHVHPHAAHDAEPIRTGLLS, from the coding sequence ATGGAGGACGTCGTGAACGAGTCCGTCGTGTCCCTGCGCGGTGTGCGGGCGGAGCTGGGCTCGCGCCCGGTCCTGCGCGGCATCGATCTCACGGTGCGCCGCGGGGAGGTCGTCGCGCTGCTCGGCGCCAACGGCTCCGGCAAGTCGACCGCCGTGCGCAGTGTCATCGGCCAGGTCGCCGTCAGCGCGGGCGAGATCGAGATCTTCGGCGTTCCGCGCCGCCGCTTCCGCGACTGGCACCGGGTGGGCTACGTCCCGCAGCGGACCACGGCGGCGGGCGGGGTGCCGGCGACGGTGACCGAGATCGTCGCCTCGGGGCGGCTGTCCCGGGCCCGCTTCGGGATCCTGCGCAAGGCCGATCACGCGGCCGTACGGCGGGCCCTGGAGCTCGTCGGGATGGCCGACCGTGCCAAGGACTCCGTGAACGCCCTGTCGGGCGGACAGCACCAGCGGGTCCTCATCGCCCGCGCGCTGGCCTGCGAACCCGAACTGCTGATCATGGACGAGCCGATGGCGGGCGTGGACCTCGCCAGCCAGGAGGTACTGGCCGCCGCCCTGCGCGACCAGGTCGCCCAGGGCACCTCCGTGCTGCTCGTCCTGCACGAGCTGGGCCCGCTGGAGCCGCTGATCGACCGCGCAGTCGTGCTGCGCGACGGCTGCGTCCTGCACGACGGCCCGCCGCCGAGAGCGGTCGGCCAGCACGCCCTGCCCGGCCACGACCACGTACACCCGCACGCGGCTCACGACGCCGAACCGATCCGGACGGGACTCCTGAGCTGA
- a CDS encoding Fur family transcriptional regulator, giving the protein MTTAGSPVRGRSTRQRAAVAAALDEVTEFRSAQELHDMLKHKGDSVGLTTVYRTLQSLADAGEVDVLRTSEGESVYRRCSSGEHHHHLVCRVCGKAVEVEGPAVEKWAEAIAAEHGYVNVAHTVEIFGTCAECAAAKG; this is encoded by the coding sequence GTGACAACCGCTGGATCGCCCGTCCGGGGCCGTTCCACCCGGCAGCGTGCCGCCGTGGCGGCCGCGCTCGACGAGGTGACCGAGTTCCGCAGCGCGCAGGAGCTCCACGACATGCTCAAGCACAAGGGCGACTCGGTCGGGCTCACGACCGTCTACCGAACGCTCCAGTCCCTCGCCGACGCCGGCGAGGTCGACGTGCTGCGCACCTCGGAGGGCGAGTCCGTCTACCGGCGCTGCTCCAGCGGCGAGCACCACCACCACCTCGTCTGCCGTGTCTGCGGCAAGGCCGTGGAGGTGGAGGGCCCGGCGGTGGAGAAGTGGGCGGAGGCCATCGCCGCGGAGCACGGCTATGTGAACGTGGCCCACACGGTGGAGATCTTCGGTACGTGCGCGGAGTGCGCGGCGGCGAAGGGCTGA
- a CDS encoding metal ABC transporter substrate-binding protein — translation MNVRRRLISGASAVAATALGLGALTACSGSASADAKSNGELDVVASFYPLQYLAEQIGGTHVNVTNLTRPGQEPHDLEISARETARLQDADVVLYLKNLQPAVDDAVAQSGVRTKIDAASLTTLEKHGNEVGGHAAAHDHSEGEESGATDPHVWLDPVRFGQVAEGVSAALEKADPKHAADYAKNMAALRKKFTTLDTEFRDGLAHTRTRTFITTHAAFGYLAERYGLTEEAVNGLDPESEPSANRVKGLENLAKADGVTTVFYETLVSDRTAGTIARDIGLRTDVLDPLEGITGKSRGSDYMQVMRSNLKALQTALGTK, via the coding sequence ATGAACGTACGACGACGCCTCATATCGGGGGCCTCGGCCGTGGCGGCCACCGCCCTCGGCCTCGGCGCCCTCACGGCCTGCTCGGGTTCCGCCTCGGCCGACGCCAAGAGCAACGGAGAACTCGATGTGGTCGCGTCGTTCTATCCCCTCCAGTACCTCGCCGAGCAGATCGGCGGGACCCATGTGAACGTCACGAACCTGACCCGTCCCGGCCAGGAACCGCACGACCTGGAGATCAGCGCCCGCGAGACCGCGCGGCTCCAGGACGCCGACGTCGTCCTCTACCTCAAGAACCTCCAGCCGGCCGTCGACGACGCGGTGGCCCAGTCCGGGGTCAGGACCAAGATCGACGCCGCCTCGCTGACGACGCTGGAGAAGCACGGCAACGAGGTCGGCGGACACGCCGCCGCCCACGACCACAGCGAGGGCGAGGAGTCGGGCGCCACCGACCCGCACGTCTGGCTCGACCCGGTGCGGTTCGGCCAGGTCGCCGAGGGCGTCTCGGCCGCGCTGGAGAAGGCCGACCCGAAGCACGCCGCGGACTACGCGAAGAACATGGCGGCCCTGCGGAAGAAGTTCACCACGCTGGACACCGAGTTCCGCGACGGTCTCGCGCACACCAGGACCAGGACCTTCATCACCACCCACGCCGCGTTCGGCTACCTCGCCGAGCGCTACGGGCTCACCGAGGAGGCCGTCAACGGCCTCGACCCGGAGTCGGAGCCCAGCGCGAACCGGGTGAAGGGCCTGGAGAACCTGGCGAAGGCCGACGGCGTCACGACGGTGTTCTACGAGACGCTCGTCAGCGACAGGACGGCCGGCACGATCGCCCGGGACATAGGGCTCCGCACGGATGTCCTCGACCCCCTCGAAGGCATCACCGGCAAGTCCAGGGGCAGCGACTACATGCAGGTCATGCGGTCGAACCTGAAGGCGCTGCAGACAGCGCTCGGCACCAAGTGA
- a CDS encoding metal ABC transporter permease — MDILDYAFMQRALLAAVLVGVIAPAVGIYLVQRRQALMGDGIGHVAMTGVGLGFLLNTSPVWMATAVSVLGAVLMELIRWYGKTRGDIALAMLFYGGMAGGVMFINLAPGGSNANLTSYLFGSLSTVSESDVTAICLLGAFVLLVTLGLRRQLFAVSQDEEFARVTGLPVRALNLLTAVTAAVTVTVAMRVVGLLLVSALMVVPVAAAQQLTRSFAATFAGAVAIGVSVTIGGTVTSFYQDVPPGSTIVLLTIAAFIALTALASPLARRRARAASAARTAAQPGQDPTECAIPATRGPESTVGV; from the coding sequence ATGGACATCCTCGACTACGCCTTCATGCAGCGGGCGCTGCTCGCCGCCGTCCTGGTGGGCGTCATCGCGCCCGCCGTCGGCATCTACCTCGTCCAGCGCCGTCAGGCCCTGATGGGCGACGGCATCGGCCATGTGGCGATGACGGGCGTCGGCCTCGGCTTCCTGCTCAACACGTCACCGGTGTGGATGGCGACGGCCGTGTCCGTGCTGGGCGCCGTACTCATGGAGCTGATCCGCTGGTACGGGAAGACGCGCGGTGACATCGCGCTGGCCATGCTCTTCTACGGGGGCATGGCGGGCGGCGTGATGTTCATCAACCTCGCGCCGGGCGGCTCGAACGCCAACCTGACCTCGTACCTCTTCGGCTCGCTGTCGACGGTGAGCGAGTCCGACGTGACGGCGATCTGCCTGCTGGGCGCCTTCGTCCTGCTCGTCACCCTGGGGCTGCGACGGCAGTTGTTCGCGGTCAGCCAGGACGAGGAGTTCGCGCGGGTGACCGGTCTGCCGGTGCGCGCCCTGAACCTGCTGACGGCGGTCACGGCGGCGGTCACGGTGACCGTCGCGATGCGGGTGGTCGGCCTGCTGCTGGTGAGCGCGCTCATGGTCGTCCCGGTGGCGGCGGCCCAGCAGCTCACCCGGAGCTTCGCGGCGACCTTCGCCGGCGCGGTGGCGATCGGGGTGAGCGTGACGATCGGCGGCACGGTGACGTCGTTCTACCAGGATGTGCCGCCCGGCTCGACGATCGTGCTGCTGACCATCGCCGCCTTCATCGCGCTGACGGCACTGGCGTCGCCGCTGGCCCGGCGCCGGGCCCGTGCGGCGAGCGCGGCGCGGACGGCGGCGCAGCCGGGCCAGGACCCCACGGAGTGCGCGATTCCGGCCACCCGCGGCCCGGAGAGCACGGTCGGCGTCTGA